The sequence CAATACTTGAAACGTTCGTAACCAAATCATTCACCTCCAGTTGTTTCTTTTACATTCAAAATATTCGTATCTCCTACAGCATGTAAGAACTTTATATAATTCTCAGCCTTAGGTGGTGGAATAAATGTATAAATCCGCTCTGTACTTACCAATGAATCCTTAACAGCACCTATATAATTTAAGTAACTACTCCATCGATAAT is a genomic window of Bacillaceae bacterium S4-13-56 containing:
- a CDS encoding transposase; its protein translation is QKYHFSGHVFESRYGAELLSTVEYELEVNKYIHLNPLRANMVERLEDYRWSSYLNYIGAVKDSLVSTERIYTFIPPPKAENYIKFLHAVGDTNILNVKETTGGE